In the genome of Polaribacter atrinae, one region contains:
- a CDS encoding glycoside hydrolase family 2 TIM barrel-domain containing protein, with amino-acid sequence MKKMNQLLKVIFLWLIGTNFVQAQTLDPVIENPDVVGINKLDARATFFPYNSVALANKNELSKAENYLLLNGVWQFNYSDTPEVRPTDFYKDDFDSSNWNTIKVPGNWEVEGFGVPIYVNASYPFQKGYLNPPDIPDGDNPVGSYKRTFNVPENWDGKDIFIHLGAVKSAFYIWVNGKKVGYSQGSKLPAEFNLTQFVKPGSNSIALEVYRWSDGSYLECQDFWRISGIERDVYLYARPNVQLQDYFAKAGLENNYKDGVFDLSVALKNIHTKKQKGTVAVAITKNNETVYSNSSSYELGANSSKTLQFNKTIPQVKTWSAEVPELYQLNITIKDKKGKVLEAISRKLGFRTSEVKNGNFLVNGQPILFKGVNRHEHDANTGHVISREDMLRDVQIFKEYNINAVRTAHYPNDPYFYELCDEYGIYVVDEANIESHGMGYALDRTLANNPAWLKAHLERVGRMVERDKNHPSIVIWSLANEAGNGHNFYQSYLLAKKIDDTRPVQHERAVHEWNTDLFVPMYATPKDVEAYAKDDRRTKPLVQCEYAHAMGNSMGGFKEYWDLFEKYNKLQGGFIWDFVDQGIKIKKNGREIFAYGGDFGAEGTPSDNNFLNNGLVQPDRKVNPHIHEVAHIQQDVKFYENNLANGVIDLKNWYFFRDLSNYTLNWEIIANGKVVETGTVDNIVTAPQATKTLHIPFKKQFTKGAEYFLNVSVVLKKDEPLLKAGYRIAYEQFQLQAATFQVPKKATELVSYKVKDDVVHVTGKDFVVTFNQKTGKLTDYSFKNTNLLNSGPEVNFWRAPVDNDYGAGTQKRYKQWKDAGVSGDIVTSVKQVSKTEVKITFIRNLFNGDASLTETYIVDGNGAVKVSNDLKAIKGEHVGFYKFGNKMVLPETYKNITFYGKGPFEAYTDRQHAAKVGLYKQTIAEQYFPYIRPQENGNKLEVRWATITKADGSGIQILSENPLSISALNYSEDDLSSGEKRTQKHAGELEARKEVFVNIDGFQQGLGSINSWGTLPMEKYRLPYKDYSYSYWMIPLDK; translated from the coding sequence ATGAAAAAAATGAACCAACTATTAAAAGTTATTTTCCTTTGGCTAATAGGAACGAACTTCGTACAGGCACAAACACTAGACCCGGTTATTGAAAATCCGGATGTAGTAGGTATTAACAAATTAGATGCCCGAGCTACTTTTTTTCCTTACAATTCGGTTGCATTGGCAAATAAAAACGAGTTGTCTAAGGCAGAAAATTACTTACTATTAAATGGTGTTTGGCAATTTAATTATAGCGATACGCCAGAAGTTAGACCAACAGATTTTTATAAAGACGATTTTGATTCTTCTAATTGGAATACTATAAAAGTACCAGGAAATTGGGAGGTAGAAGGTTTTGGAGTTCCTATTTATGTAAATGCTTCTTATCCTTTTCAAAAAGGATATTTAAACCCACCAGATATTCCAGATGGAGACAATCCTGTTGGATCTTATAAAAGAACTTTTAATGTTCCAGAAAATTGGGATGGAAAAGATATTTTTATTCATTTAGGAGCCGTTAAATCTGCTTTTTATATTTGGGTAAATGGTAAAAAAGTAGGATACAGCCAAGGGTCTAAACTTCCTGCTGAATTTAATTTAACCCAATTTGTTAAACCTGGTAGCAATAGTATTGCTTTAGAGGTGTATCGTTGGAGTGATGGTAGTTATTTGGAGTGTCAGGATTTCTGGAGAATTTCTGGTATAGAGCGTGATGTCTATTTATATGCTAGACCAAATGTACAGTTACAAGATTATTTTGCTAAAGCGGGTTTAGAAAATAATTATAAAGACGGTGTTTTTGATTTATCTGTAGCTCTTAAAAACATTCATACTAAAAAGCAAAAAGGAACGGTTGCTGTAGCAATTACAAAAAATAATGAAACCGTTTATAGCAATTCATCGTCTTATGAATTAGGGGCAAATTCTAGTAAAACTTTACAGTTTAATAAAACGATTCCGCAAGTAAAAACGTGGTCTGCAGAGGTGCCAGAATTATATCAATTAAATATTACCATCAAAGATAAAAAAGGAAAAGTTTTAGAAGCTATTTCTAGAAAATTAGGTTTTAGAACTTCTGAAGTTAAAAATGGGAATTTTTTGGTAAACGGTCAGCCAATTTTATTTAAAGGAGTAAACAGGCATGAGCATGATGCTAATACAGGGCATGTAATTTCTAGAGAAGATATGCTTAGAGATGTTCAGATATTTAAAGAATACAACATCAATGCAGTAAGAACGGCTCATTATCCTAATGACCCTTATTTTTATGAATTATGTGATGAATACGGTATTTATGTGGTAGATGAAGCAAATATAGAATCTCACGGAATGGGCTATGCTTTAGATAGAACTTTGGCAAACAATCCTGCTTGGTTAAAAGCACATTTAGAGCGTGTAGGTAGAATGGTAGAACGAGACAAAAATCATCCTTCTATTGTAATTTGGTCTTTGGCAAATGAAGCAGGAAATGGACATAATTTTTATCAATCGTATTTATTAGCTAAAAAAATAGATGATACAAGACCTGTGCAGCATGAAAGAGCAGTGCATGAATGGAATACAGATTTATTTGTGCCAATGTATGCAACACCAAAAGATGTAGAAGCGTATGCTAAAGATGATAGAAGAACCAAACCTTTAGTGCAATGTGAGTATGCACATGCTATGGGAAATAGTATGGGAGGTTTTAAAGAATACTGGGATTTATTTGAAAAATATAACAAATTACAAGGTGGTTTTATTTGGGATTTTGTAGATCAGGGTATTAAAATTAAAAAGAATGGTAGAGAGATTTTTGCGTACGGTGGAGATTTTGGGGCGGAAGGAACACCAAGTGATAACAACTTTTTAAATAACGGGTTGGTACAACCAGACAGAAAAGTAAATCCACATATTCATGAAGTAGCACACATACAACAAGATGTTAAGTTTTATGAAAACAACCTTGCCAATGGTGTTATAGATCTTAAAAACTGGTATTTCTTTAGAGATTTATCTAACTACACATTAAACTGGGAAATTATTGCAAATGGTAAGGTGGTAGAAACAGGAACAGTAGATAATATTGTAACAGCACCACAAGCAACAAAAACACTACATATTCCATTTAAAAAGCAGTTTACAAAAGGTGCAGAATATTTTTTAAATGTTTCTGTAGTTTTAAAAAAAGATGAACCTTTATTAAAAGCAGGTTATAGAATTGCTTATGAGCAATTCCAGTTACAAGCAGCAACATTTCAAGTACCTAAAAAAGCAACTGAATTAGTAAGTTATAAAGTAAAAGATGATGTGGTTCACGTAACCGGAAAAGACTTTGTGGTAACATTTAATCAGAAAACGGGTAAGCTAACAGATTATAGTTTTAAAAATACAAATTTGTTAAATAGTGGACCAGAAGTTAATTTTTGGAGAGCACCTGTAGATAATGATTATGGTGCAGGAACGCAAAAAAGATACAAGCAATGGAAAGATGCAGGTGTATCTGGAGATATTGTAACTTCTGTAAAACAAGTTTCAAAAACGGAAGTTAAAATTACATTCATAAGAAATTTGTTTAATGGAGATGCTAGCCTAACAGAAACGTATATAGTAGATGGTAATGGCGCTGTTAAAGTTAGCAACGATTTAAAAGCTATAAAAGGAGAACATGTTGGTTTCTATAAATTTGGAAATAAAATGGTATTGCCAGAAACCTATAAAAATATTACTTTTTACGGTAAAGGACCTTTTGAGGCATATACAGATAGACAACATGCAGCAAAAGTAGGCTTATACAAACAGACTATAGCAGAACAGTATTTCCCTTACATCCGTCCGCAAGAAAATGGAAATAAATTAGAAGTACGTTGGGCAACTATAACCAAAGCAGATGGATCTGGAATTCAAATTTTAAGTGAAAATCCGCTTTCTATATCTGCACTTAATTATAGTGAAGATGATTTAAGTTCTGGAGAAAAGAGAACTCAAAAACATGCTGGAGAATTAGAAGCAAGAAAAGAAGTTTTTGTAAATATTGATGGTTTTCAACAAGGTTTAGGTAGTATTAATAGTTGGGGTACTTTACCAATGGAAAAATACAGATTGCCTTATAAAGATTATTCATATTCTTACTGGATGATTCCTTTAGATAAATAG
- a CDS encoding RagB/SusD family nutrient uptake outer membrane protein, which produces MKHIKYITLILAMVSFIGCSDDLLNKLPEDEISPEAYWKTPNDLALFLNQFYTSFQVHSGFNGGTFEIDNNSDNLADIFVNTRLVGNSTNVPTSDASWNFNSIRAVNFYLENSSTAQGDEVTIEHYNGEAYFFRAMFYFNLLKRYGGVPHIVKTLNTDSPELYSPRLPRNELATKIVADLDMAIAKLKPKSSAESFRVHQGIALALKSTICLYEGTWEKYHDGTVFAAPTNESTKFLEWAAEAAKTLIDQGNYSLYNNGTDKTYWDLFNQIDYSGNPEVMFWKKYSVSEGVSHKVGHYLPYTGSGTGVTKSLVDSYLALDGQPISVSSMYNVNQESSLTDIVANRDPRLAQTICTPGDLITVNSGVADEIFEFPVFRGNNEITSTTGFQIYKGGTTDEAQRYDSWTGAIIFRYAEVLLNYAEAKAELGTLTQGDLDISINLLRTRVGMPNLSTAPVADSNKAFPALSDVVNEIRRERRVELALEGKRFDDLMRWAAADELIVGKRLLGFKIIGSGDMETEFTDLIGNSILVNSDGNIDPYKNTIPSGFEFKIGRDYLSPIPTEEIVLSLENLTQNPGW; this is translated from the coding sequence ATGAAACACATAAAATACATCACTCTAATCTTAGCAATGGTTTCTTTTATAGGCTGTTCTGATGATTTATTAAATAAATTACCCGAGGATGAAATTTCTCCAGAGGCGTATTGGAAAACTCCCAATGATCTGGCACTTTTCTTAAATCAATTTTATACATCATTTCAAGTTCACTCTGGGTTTAATGGAGGTACTTTTGAAATAGATAATAATAGTGATAATCTTGCAGATATTTTTGTTAATACTAGATTAGTCGGTAATTCTACAAATGTACCTACATCTGATGCTTCTTGGAATTTTAACTCCATTAGAGCTGTAAATTTTTATCTTGAAAATAGTAGTACTGCGCAAGGAGATGAAGTAACAATTGAGCATTATAATGGAGAAGCTTATTTTTTCCGTGCTATGTTTTATTTCAATTTATTAAAACGATATGGTGGTGTGCCACATATTGTTAAAACGTTAAATACAGATTCTCCAGAACTGTATTCTCCAAGATTACCTAGAAATGAATTGGCTACTAAAATAGTAGCAGATTTAGATATGGCGATTGCTAAGTTAAAGCCTAAAAGCTCTGCAGAATCATTTAGAGTACACCAAGGTATTGCATTGGCATTAAAATCTACTATTTGTCTTTATGAAGGTACTTGGGAGAAATATCATGATGGTACTGTCTTTGCAGCACCAACTAATGAAAGTACTAAGTTTTTAGAATGGGCTGCAGAAGCTGCAAAAACATTAATAGATCAAGGGAATTATTCTTTGTATAATAATGGAACTGATAAAACGTATTGGGATTTATTCAATCAAATCGATTATTCAGGAAATCCCGAAGTAATGTTTTGGAAAAAATATAGTGTTTCTGAAGGAGTAAGTCATAAGGTTGGTCATTATTTACCGTACACAGGTTCTGGAACTGGTGTAACCAAATCTTTAGTAGATTCTTATTTAGCTTTAGACGGTCAGCCTATTTCAGTGAGTTCAATGTACAATGTAAATCAAGAAAGTAGTCTTACAGATATTGTTGCGAATAGAGATCCTAGGCTTGCACAAACAATTTGTACACCTGGAGATTTAATAACTGTAAACTCAGGAGTAGCAGATGAAATATTTGAATTTCCAGTATTTAGAGGAAACAATGAAATTACTTCAACAACAGGTTTTCAAATTTACAAAGGTGGTACTACAGATGAGGCTCAAAGATATGATAGTTGGACGGGGGCTATTATATTTAGATATGCAGAGGTATTGTTAAACTATGCAGAAGCAAAGGCAGAGTTAGGTACTTTAACACAAGGAGATTTAGATATTTCTATTAATTTATTAAGAACTCGTGTAGGGATGCCAAACTTATCAACAGCACCAGTTGCAGATTCAAACAAAGCATTTCCTGCATTAAGCGATGTTGTTAATGAAATTAGAAGAGAGCGTAGAGTAGAACTGGCTTTAGAAGGAAAGCGGTTTGATGACTTAATGCGTTGGGCAGCTGCAGATGAATTAATTGTTGGTAAAAGATTGTTAGGCTTTAAAATAATTGGAAGTGGTGATATGGAAACAGAATTTACAGATTTAATTGGAAATTCTATTCTTGTAAACTCAGATGGTAATATAGATCCTTATAAGAATACAATTCCTTCAGGGTTTGAGTTTAAAATAGGAAGAGATTACTTGTCGCCAATACCTACAGAAGAAATTGTATTGAGCCTAGAGAATTTAACGCAGAACCCAGGGTGGTAA
- a CDS encoding glycoside hydrolase family 2 TIM barrel-domain containing protein: protein MLSLIGVFFTSTSLSSQNKHPIKDYKHYIENEKVISENKLETHVSFTSYTSEADALQNTPEFNKSLDGTWKFNWVRNPEDRPTTFMNPKEDVSTWDDIKVPSNWEVEGFGVPIYVNHQYEFSDYKAPVADDMEFVDRIYPKNPGKVPNQYNPVGTYVRDFSIDNNWDGKEMFLHIGAMKSGGFVWLNGEYIGYSQGSKLPVEFNITKAAKKGNNKIAIQIFRWTDGSYLECQDFWRISGIERSVYVYAQPKIRVQDYEVLSVLDGAYKNGVFELSVQLENNFSKTTKGSISYKLLNSEAKIVASETKSFAVKNSKENNFNFSTTLPNVQQWSAEHPNLYTLLIETKDRKGKILEVTSSKIGFRSIEIKQGLLLVNGQRVTLKGVNTQEANPETGHVVSEADILRDIQLWKENNINAVRLSHYPQQRRFYELCDEYGLYVVDEANIESHGMYYGKYSLAKKESWENAHVDRMVRMVKRDKNHPSVIIWSMGNEAGNGVNFFKGYEAIKENDKTKRPVQYERPYKDYDGSIWDMDSNTDIIVPQYPSPAVFEAIGKTKTDRPYIPSEYAHAMGNSTGNFQDYWDIIELYDNLQGGFIWDWVDQSIWKTNEKGERYYAYGGDYGKNMPTDNSFLNNGIVFPDRTPQPALFEVKKVHEFINFKEKGINRHNELRVLLENLYDFTNLDFFDFSAEIKADGTVLKTIPLETISVDTHTGKLIRISLNDIQFLDNTEYFVEISAKTKTAWGILPKGYEVAHEQIILSNKYKNIVAKIDNKESLKIQESGKELKISNDKVQLVFDTEKGQISSYVYENEELIKDENGPKPNFWRAPTDNDFGNHMQVKNIEWKKASLFMKVSKLASNTNKDGSVSVTITYNLPGVDTTFESIYNVSGNGVVKISNTLNETEYTADIPRVGMRMQMPKKYENMTYFGRGPWENYQDRKASAFIDLYESKVKDQYVPYIRPQENGYKVDVRWSAFSDGNNNGLLVVAGKQLQGIGISALHMPNEDFDTTTGLKYNENDTLDTEYRIDGIPKINASKHTNDIKEQDLVQLNIDLGQRGLAGDDSWYSKPQEKYQIKGKTKQVYNFYLIPFNKGTKEDFIKWSKLYANQK, encoded by the coding sequence ATGTTATCACTTATAGGTGTCTTTTTCACTAGTACATCTCTAAGTAGCCAGAATAAACATCCTATTAAAGATTACAAGCATTATATAGAAAATGAAAAAGTTATAAGTGAAAATAAGTTAGAGACACATGTTTCCTTTACCTCGTATACTTCAGAGGCTGATGCCTTACAAAATACGCCAGAATTTAATAAATCTTTAGACGGAACATGGAAATTTAATTGGGTAAGAAATCCGGAAGACAGACCAACCACTTTTATGAACCCAAAAGAAGATGTATCTACTTGGGATGATATTAAAGTGCCATCAAACTGGGAAGTAGAAGGATTTGGTGTTCCTATTTATGTAAATCATCAATATGAGTTTTCAGATTATAAAGCTCCTGTTGCAGATGATATGGAGTTTGTTGATAGAATTTATCCTAAAAACCCAGGTAAAGTCCCAAATCAATACAACCCTGTAGGTACGTATGTTCGTGATTTTTCTATTGATAATAATTGGGACGGCAAAGAAATGTTCTTGCATATTGGTGCTATGAAATCTGGAGGATTTGTATGGCTTAATGGAGAGTATATTGGCTACTCACAAGGGAGTAAGTTGCCTGTTGAGTTTAATATTACAAAAGCAGCAAAAAAAGGTAATAATAAAATTGCGATTCAAATTTTTAGATGGACGGATGGTTCTTATTTAGAATGTCAAGATTTCTGGAGAATTAGCGGAATTGAACGAAGCGTTTATGTTTATGCGCAACCTAAAATAAGAGTGCAGGATTATGAAGTGCTTTCTGTTTTAGATGGTGCTTATAAAAATGGTGTTTTTGAATTATCTGTTCAACTAGAAAATAACTTCTCTAAAACTACAAAAGGAAGTATTTCTTATAAATTATTAAATTCGGAAGCTAAGATAGTCGCATCAGAAACAAAATCGTTTGCAGTAAAAAACTCTAAAGAAAATAATTTCAATTTTTCTACAACACTACCAAACGTACAACAATGGAGTGCAGAACATCCTAATTTATATACTTTATTAATTGAAACAAAAGATAGAAAAGGAAAAATATTAGAGGTTACTTCTTCTAAAATAGGATTTAGATCTATTGAAATAAAACAGGGTTTACTTTTAGTAAACGGACAACGTGTTACTCTAAAAGGTGTAAATACTCAAGAAGCAAATCCAGAAACAGGTCATGTAGTCTCGGAAGCAGATATTCTAAGAGACATTCAGCTTTGGAAGGAAAATAACATTAATGCGGTGCGTTTAAGTCATTATCCACAACAGCGTAGATTTTATGAATTATGTGATGAGTACGGTTTGTATGTGGTTGATGAAGCAAATATAGAGTCGCACGGAATGTATTATGGAAAATACTCATTAGCAAAAAAAGAAAGTTGGGAAAACGCACATGTAGATAGAATGGTGCGTATGGTAAAACGAGATAAAAACCATCCTTCTGTAATTATTTGGTCTATGGGTAATGAAGCCGGAAATGGTGTAAATTTCTTTAAAGGTTATGAAGCTATAAAAGAAAACGACAAAACAAAACGTCCTGTGCAATATGAACGTCCGTATAAAGATTATGATGGCAGTATTTGGGATATGGATTCTAATACAGATATTATTGTACCTCAGTATCCATCGCCTGCAGTATTTGAAGCCATAGGAAAAACAAAAACAGACAGACCTTACATACCAAGTGAATATGCCCATGCAATGGGGAATAGTACAGGTAATTTTCAAGATTATTGGGATATTATAGAACTATATGACAACTTGCAAGGAGGTTTTATTTGGGATTGGGTAGATCAATCTATTTGGAAAACCAACGAAAAAGGAGAACGTTATTATGCGTATGGTGGTGATTATGGAAAAAATATGCCAACCGATAACTCGTTTTTAAATAACGGAATTGTATTTCCAGACAGAACGCCACAACCTGCATTGTTTGAAGTAAAAAAAGTACATGAGTTTATCAATTTTAAAGAGAAAGGCATTAACCGTCATAACGAATTACGAGTATTGTTAGAAAATTTATATGATTTTACCAATTTAGATTTCTTCGACTTTAGTGCAGAAATAAAAGCAGATGGTACTGTTTTAAAAACCATTCCTTTAGAAACTATTTCGGTAGATACCCATACTGGTAAGTTAATTAGAATTTCGCTTAACGATATTCAGTTTCTTGATAATACCGAGTATTTTGTAGAAATTTCAGCAAAAACCAAAACGGCTTGGGGTATACTTCCAAAAGGTTATGAGGTTGCACATGAGCAAATTATTTTATCTAACAAATACAAAAATATAGTTGCTAAAATTGATAACAAAGAATCACTTAAAATTCAGGAATCTGGTAAAGAGTTAAAAATATCTAATGATAAAGTGCAATTGGTTTTCGATACAGAAAAAGGACAGATTAGTTCTTATGTTTATGAAAATGAAGAATTAATAAAAGACGAAAATGGACCAAAACCTAATTTTTGGCGTGCACCAACTGACAACGATTTTGGAAATCATATGCAGGTTAAAAATATTGAATGGAAAAAGGCATCACTTTTTATGAAGGTGTCTAAATTAGCATCTAATACCAATAAAGACGGTAGTGTAAGTGTAACTATTACTTATAATTTACCAGGTGTTGATACTACTTTTGAATCGATCTATAACGTATCTGGAAACGGAGTTGTTAAAATTAGTAACACCCTAAATGAAACGGAGTATACCGCAGACATTCCTCGTGTAGGTATGCGCATGCAAATGCCAAAAAAATACGAAAATATGACCTATTTTGGACGTGGTCCTTGGGAGAATTATCAAGATAGAAAGGCATCTGCTTTTATAGATTTATATGAATCTAAAGTAAAAGATCAATACGTGCCATATATTCGTCCGCAAGAAAATGGATATAAAGTAGATGTTAGATGGTCTGCTTTTTCTGATGGCAATAACAACGGACTATTGGTTGTTGCAGGCAAACAATTACAAGGCATTGGTATAAGTGCGTTGCATATGCCAAATGAAGATTTTGATACTACTACAGGATTAAAATATAATGAAAATGATACTTTAGATACCGAATATAGAATTGATGGTATTCCTAAAATTAACGCTTCTAAACACACCAACGATATTAAAGAACAAGATCTGGTTCAATTAAATATAGATTTAGGGCAACGTGGGCTTGCTGGCGATGATAGCTGGTATTCTAAACCACAAGAAAAATATCAGATTAAAGGAAAAACAAAACAGGTTTATAATTTTTACCTTATTCCTTTTAACAAAGGAACAAAAGAAGATTTTATAAAGTGGAGTAAATTATACGCAAACCAAAAATAA